One segment of Pseudomonas asgharzadehiana DNA contains the following:
- a CDS encoding carbohydrate ABC transporter permease yields MTSLASKPAISLSRIAIYAVLILAVLLYLVPLVVMLLTSFKTPEDITTGNLLSWPTVVTGIGWIKAWDTVDGYFWNSIKITVPAVLISTAIGALNGYVLSFWRFRGSQLFFGLLLFGCFLPFQTVLLPASFTLGKMGLASTTTGLVFVHVVYGLAFTTLFFRNYYVSIPDALIKAARLDGAGFFTIFRQIILPMSTPIIMVCLIWQFTQIWNDFLFGVVFSSGDSQPITVALNNLVNTSTGAKEYNVDMAAAMIAGLRTLLVYVIAGKYFVRGLTAGAVKG; encoded by the coding sequence ATGACTAGTCTCGCTTCCAAACCTGCCATCAGCCTGAGTCGCATCGCGATCTACGCGGTGCTGATTCTCGCGGTGCTGCTGTACCTGGTGCCGCTGGTGGTGATGTTGCTCACCAGCTTCAAGACCCCGGAAGACATCACCACCGGCAACCTGCTGAGCTGGCCGACCGTAGTCACCGGCATTGGCTGGATCAAGGCCTGGGATACGGTGGATGGTTACTTCTGGAACTCGATCAAGATCACCGTTCCGGCCGTGCTCATCTCCACCGCCATCGGTGCGCTGAATGGCTACGTGCTGTCGTTCTGGCGTTTCCGCGGTTCGCAGTTGTTCTTCGGCTTGCTGCTGTTCGGCTGCTTCCTGCCGTTCCAGACCGTACTGCTGCCGGCGTCGTTCACCCTCGGCAAGATGGGCCTGGCCAGCACCACCACGGGCCTGGTGTTTGTGCACGTCGTCTACGGCCTGGCGTTTACCACGCTGTTCTTCCGTAACTACTACGTGAGCATCCCGGATGCGCTGATCAAGGCGGCACGCCTGGACGGTGCGGGCTTTTTCACCATCTTCCGTCAGATCATTCTGCCGATGTCGACCCCGATCATCATGGTCTGCCTGATCTGGCAGTTCACCCAGATCTGGAACGACTTCCTGTTCGGTGTGGTGTTCTCCAGCGGCGACTCCCAGCCCATCACAGTGGCGCTGAACAACCTGGTCAACACCAGCACCGGGGCCAAGGAATATAACGTGGATATGGCGGCGGCGATGATCGCCGGGCTGCGGACCCTGCTGGTCTATGTGATCGCAGGCAAGTATTTCGTGCGCGGCCTCACGGCCGGCGCGGTCAAGGGG
- a CDS encoding carbohydrate ABC transporter permease: MSSVAVFSKASPFDALQRWLPKLVLAPSMFIVLVGFYGYILWTFVLSFTTSTFLPSYKWAGLAQYERLFDNDRWWVASKNLALFGGMFIGITLVIGVTLAIFLDQKIRREGFIRTIYLYPMALSMIVTGTAWKWLLNPGMGLDKLLRDWGWEGFRLDWLIDPDRVVYCLVIAAVWQASGFIMAMFLAGLRGVDQSIIRAAQIDGASLPRIYWSVVLPSLRPVFFSAVMILAHIAIKSFDLVAAMTAGGPGYSSDLPAMFMYSFTFSRGQMGMGSASAILMLGAILAIIVPYLYSELRTKRND; this comes from the coding sequence ATGAGTTCTGTTGCTGTGTTCAGCAAAGCCTCGCCGTTCGATGCACTGCAGCGCTGGCTACCCAAACTGGTGCTGGCGCCCAGCATGTTCATCGTGTTGGTGGGCTTCTACGGCTACATCCTGTGGACGTTCGTGTTGTCGTTCACCACCTCCACATTCCTGCCGAGTTACAAATGGGCGGGCCTTGCGCAATACGAGCGGTTGTTCGACAACGATCGCTGGTGGGTGGCGAGCAAGAACCTGGCGCTGTTTGGCGGCATGTTCATCGGCATCACCCTGGTGATCGGCGTGACGCTGGCGATTTTCCTCGACCAGAAAATCCGTCGCGAAGGCTTTATCCGCACCATTTACCTGTACCCGATGGCGCTCTCGATGATCGTCACCGGTACCGCCTGGAAATGGCTGCTCAACCCAGGCATGGGCCTGGACAAACTCCTGCGTGACTGGGGCTGGGAAGGTTTCCGCCTGGACTGGCTGATCGATCCGGACCGTGTCGTTTACTGCCTGGTGATCGCGGCTGTGTGGCAAGCCTCGGGTTTTATCATGGCAATGTTTCTCGCTGGCCTGCGTGGTGTTGATCAATCGATCATCCGTGCGGCCCAGATCGACGGCGCGAGCCTGCCGCGCATCTACTGGAGCGTGGTGCTGCCCAGCCTGCGTCCGGTGTTCTTCAGCGCGGTGATGATCCTGGCGCACATCGCCATCAAGAGCTTCGACCTGGTGGCGGCAATGACCGCCGGTGGCCCGGGCTACTCGTCCGACCTGCCTGCCATGTTCATGTACTCGTTCACCTTCAGCCGTGGCCAGATGGGCATGGGGTCGGCCAGTGCAATCCTGATGCTCGGTGCGATCCTCGCGATCATCGTGCCTTACCTCTACTCCGAGCTGAGGACCAAACGTAATGACTAG
- a CDS encoding ABC transporter substrate-binding protein: MNAINRLAVAISVASLFPLSAFAADSKGTVEVVHWWTSGGEKAAVDVLKAQVEKDGFTWKDGAVAGGGGATAMTVLKSRAVAGNPPGVAQIKGPDIQEWASTGLLDTDVLKDVAKEEKWDSLLDKKVSDTVKYEGDYVAVPVNIHRVNWLWINPEVFKKAGITKNPTTLEEFYAAGDKLKKAGFIALAHGGQPWQDSTVFEAVVLSVMGADGYKKALVDLDNGALTGPEMVKALTELKKVATYMDVDGKGQDWNLEAGKVINGKAGMQIMGDWAKSEWTAAKKVAGKDYECVAFPGTDKAFTYNIDSLAVFKQKDKGTAAGQQDIAKVVLGENFQKVFSINKGSIPVRNDMLNKMDSYGFDSCAQTAAKDFLADAKTGGLQPSMAHNMATTLAVQGAFFDVVTNYINDPKADPADTAKKLGAAIKSAK, translated from the coding sequence ATGAACGCGATTAATCGCCTCGCCGTAGCTATTTCCGTTGCCTCGTTGTTCCCCCTCAGTGCATTTGCCGCCGACTCCAAAGGGACGGTTGAAGTTGTGCATTGGTGGACCTCGGGTGGCGAAAAAGCGGCTGTAGATGTCCTGAAGGCCCAAGTTGAGAAAGACGGCTTCACCTGGAAAGACGGTGCCGTCGCAGGTGGCGGCGGCGCCACGGCCATGACCGTGCTCAAAAGCCGCGCGGTCGCCGGCAACCCGCCAGGCGTGGCCCAGATCAAAGGCCCCGACATCCAGGAATGGGCGTCCACTGGCCTGCTCGACACCGACGTCCTGAAAGACGTGGCCAAAGAAGAAAAATGGGATTCCCTGCTCGACAAGAAAGTCTCCGACACCGTGAAGTACGAAGGTGACTACGTGGCCGTGCCGGTGAACATCCACCGCGTGAACTGGCTGTGGATCAACCCGGAAGTCTTCAAGAAAGCCGGCATCACCAAGAACCCCACCACCCTTGAAGAATTCTACGCAGCCGGCGACAAGCTGAAGAAAGCGGGCTTCATCGCGCTCGCCCACGGTGGCCAGCCATGGCAGGACAGCACTGTGTTCGAAGCGGTGGTTCTGTCGGTGATGGGCGCTGATGGCTACAAAAAAGCCCTGGTCGACCTGGATAACGGCGCTCTGACCGGTCCGGAAATGGTCAAGGCCCTTACTGAGCTGAAGAAAGTCGCGACCTACATGGACGTCGACGGCAAAGGCCAGGACTGGAACCTCGAAGCGGGCAAGGTCATCAACGGCAAGGCCGGCATGCAGATCATGGGTGACTGGGCCAAGTCCGAATGGACCGCCGCCAAGAAAGTCGCGGGCAAGGACTACGAGTGCGTAGCGTTCCCTGGCACCGACAAAGCCTTCACCTACAACATCGACTCCCTGGCGGTGTTCAAGCAGAAAGACAAAGGCACGGCTGCCGGTCAGCAGGACATCGCCAAAGTCGTGCTGGGTGAGAACTTCCAGAAAGTGTTCAGCATCAACAAGGGCTCGATCCCTGTGCGCAACGACATGCTGAACAAAATGGATTCCTACGGCTTTGACTCCTGTGCCCAGACCGCCGCCAAGGACTTCCTGGCAGACGCCAAGACCGGTGGCCTGCAGCCGAGCATGGCGCACAACATGGCCACCACCCTGGCTGTGCAAGGTGCGTTCTTTGACGTCGTGACCAACTACATCAACGACCCGAAAGCCGACCCGGCCGACACTGCCAAGAAACTGGGCGCTGCGATCAAGTCCGCCAAGTAA
- a CDS encoding D-mannose isomerase: MTTQPLPASSWLNAPAHHAWLAAEGQRLLSFAKSSRLPDGFGNLDDKGRLAASARAETMNTARMTHSFAMAHAMGLPGYAEWVEHGVAALRGPLRDSEHGGWFAAPHAQDGNTGKAAYLHAFVALAASSAVVAGAPGAQTLLNDAIHIIDQFFWSEEEGAMLESFAQDWSGIEAYRGANSNMHATEAFLALADVTGDTRWLDRALRIVERVIHRHAADNQFMVIEHFDSRWQPVHGYNEDNPADGFRPYGITPGHGFEWARLVLHLEAARLQAGLVTPDWLVSDAKGLFASACEYAWSVDGAPGIVYTLDWQHQPVVRERLHWTHAEASAAAQALLKRTGELHYETWYRRFWEFCETHFIDRRHGSWHHELSPHNQPSCNIWGGKPDLYHAWQAVVLPALPLAPSMASALGAGRYVTRW, translated from the coding sequence ATGACCACGCAACCACTGCCTGCCAGCAGTTGGCTGAATGCACCTGCCCATCACGCCTGGCTTGCCGCCGAAGGCCAGCGCCTGCTGTCATTCGCCAAGTCGTCCCGTCTGCCGGACGGGTTCGGCAACCTGGACGATAAAGGCCGCCTTGCGGCCAGTGCCCGCGCCGAAACCATGAACACCGCCCGCATGACCCACAGTTTCGCCATGGCCCATGCCATGGGGCTGCCGGGGTATGCCGAATGGGTTGAACACGGTGTGGCGGCCCTGCGTGGCCCTTTGCGCGATAGCGAGCACGGCGGTTGGTTCGCCGCGCCACACGCCCAGGATGGCAACACTGGCAAGGCGGCCTACCTGCATGCGTTCGTCGCCCTGGCGGCCAGCTCTGCGGTGGTGGCGGGGGCTCCCGGTGCGCAAACCCTGCTCAATGACGCCATTCACATCATCGACCAGTTCTTCTGGAGCGAGGAGGAGGGCGCGATGCTCGAATCGTTTGCCCAAGACTGGAGCGGTATCGAAGCCTATCGCGGCGCCAACAGCAATATGCACGCCACCGAAGCCTTTCTGGCGCTGGCGGATGTCACGGGTGACACGCGGTGGCTCGACCGCGCGTTGCGCATCGTTGAGCGGGTGATCCACCGTCATGCCGCCGACAACCAATTCATGGTGATCGAGCATTTCGACAGCCGCTGGCAACCCGTGCACGGTTACAACGAAGACAACCCCGCCGACGGCTTCCGCCCTTATGGCATCACCCCTGGCCACGGTTTCGAGTGGGCGCGCCTGGTGCTGCACCTGGAGGCTGCGCGCCTGCAGGCCGGCCTGGTCACGCCGGATTGGCTGGTCAGCGATGCCAAGGGGCTTTTCGCCAGTGCCTGCGAATACGCCTGGAGCGTGGACGGCGCCCCCGGCATCGTCTACACGCTGGACTGGCAGCATCAGCCGGTGGTGCGCGAGCGCCTGCATTGGACCCACGCCGAGGCCAGCGCCGCGGCCCAGGCCCTGCTCAAGCGTACCGGTGAGCTTCACTATGAAACCTGGTACCGACGCTTCTGGGAGTTTTGCGAGACCCATTTCATCGACCGCCGCCACGGCAGCTGGCACCACGAACTCAGCCCGCACAACCAGCCCAGCTGCAACATCTGGGGTGGCAAGCCGGACCTGTACCATGCCTGGCAAGCGGTAGTGCTGCCTGCACTGCCTTTGGCACCTAGCATGGCCAGCGCTTTAGGCGCTGGACGCTATGTCACCAGGTGGTGA
- a CDS encoding ATPase, whose product MRNDANDDFDNVPSLRADPGDDDDFEPSPATSVRSRNTPVVKVKSASTGPLWALIGALLIAFAGLAWWSFQQISLMGQQLVATQESFARISEEAAGRLQDISGRVVASQASVNNGSEALKSQIKQLESQLQEQGKQQLGVAGQATELDKRLAQMTASTADLSTANSKLQGQVQALTDAVASLKAAQGDAGKRDAEIKELVADVAALKKQGNPSAAIARLEQDLVVLKSAQDAQPANSDAPTNKEFDVFRIQTTRNITTLQSQVQNLQQQLNTPAKITPQAQ is encoded by the coding sequence ATGCGTAACGATGCCAACGACGACTTCGACAACGTTCCCAGCCTGCGGGCCGATCCAGGGGATGACGATGATTTCGAACCTTCCCCGGCCACTTCGGTGCGTTCGCGCAACACACCGGTAGTCAAGGTCAAGAGTGCCAGCACCGGCCCGTTGTGGGCATTGATCGGCGCGCTGCTGATCGCCTTTGCCGGCTTGGCCTGGTGGAGTTTCCAGCAGATCTCCCTGATGGGCCAGCAGTTGGTTGCCACCCAGGAAAGCTTTGCACGCATCAGCGAAGAAGCGGCGGGGCGCCTGCAGGACATTTCCGGCAGGGTCGTCGCCAGCCAAGCCAGCGTGAATAACGGCAGCGAAGCGCTGAAGTCGCAGATCAAACAGTTGGAAAGCCAGTTGCAGGAGCAGGGCAAGCAGCAACTCGGCGTCGCCGGCCAGGCCACCGAACTGGACAAGCGCCTGGCGCAAATGACCGCCAGCACCGCCGACCTCTCCACTGCCAACAGCAAGTTGCAAGGCCAGGTACAAGCCCTGACCGACGCCGTGGCCAGCCTCAAGGCCGCGCAAGGCGATGCCGGCAAGCGCGATGCCGAGATAAAGGAACTGGTGGCCGACGTTGCCGCCCTGAAGAAACAAGGCAACCCGAGCGCGGCCATTGCCCGCCTGGAGCAGGACCTCGTAGTGCTTAAAAGCGCACAGGACGCCCAGCCGGCCAACAGCGATGCACCCACCAATAAAGAGTTCGACGTCTTCCGCATCCAGACCACGCGCAATATCACTACCTTGCAGAGCCAGGTGCAGAACCTGCAGCAGCAGCTCAATACGCCGGCGAAGATCACCCCGCAGGCTCAATGA
- a CDS encoding NAD-dependent epimerase/dehydratase family protein, with the protein MKILVTGASGFIGGRFARFALEQGLDVRVNGRRAEGVEHLVRRGAEFIQGDLNDADLVRDLCRDVEAVVHCAGAVGLWGRYQDFHQGNVLVTENVVEACLKQRVGRLVHLSSPSIYFDGRDHLGLTEEQVPKRFKHPYAATKYLAEQKVFGAQEFGLEVLALRPRFVTGAGDMSIFPRLLKMQRKNRLAIVGDGLNKVDFTSIHNLNEALLSSLLAPGSALGRAYNISNGAPVPVWDVVNYVMRQMELPQVTRYRSYGLSYSVAALNEAFCALWPGRPEPALSRLGMQVMNKDFTLDISRARHYLDYEPKVSLWAALDEFCGWWKAQDPGGK; encoded by the coding sequence ATGAAGATTCTGGTCACCGGCGCAAGCGGCTTCATTGGCGGGCGCTTTGCGCGTTTCGCCCTGGAGCAGGGCCTGGACGTGCGGGTTAACGGGCGCCGCGCCGAGGGCGTGGAGCACCTGGTACGGCGCGGTGCCGAGTTTATCCAGGGTGACCTCAATGATGCCGACCTGGTGCGCGACCTGTGCCGCGATGTCGAAGCGGTGGTGCACTGCGCCGGTGCCGTGGGGCTGTGGGGGCGTTACCAGGATTTTCACCAGGGCAACGTGCTGGTCACCGAAAACGTCGTCGAGGCCTGCCTGAAACAGCGGGTTGGGCGCCTGGTACACCTGTCGTCGCCGTCGATCTATTTTGATGGTCGCGACCATCTGGGCCTGACTGAAGAACAAGTGCCCAAGCGCTTCAAGCATCCCTATGCGGCCACCAAGTACCTGGCTGAGCAGAAAGTGTTCGGTGCCCAGGAGTTCGGCCTTGAAGTGCTGGCCCTGCGCCCACGTTTTGTTACCGGCGCCGGCGATATGAGCATCTTCCCGCGCCTGCTTAAAATGCAGCGCAAGAACCGCCTGGCGATTGTCGGCGACGGTCTGAACAAGGTCGACTTCACCAGCATCCACAACCTCAATGAAGCACTGCTCAGCAGCTTGCTGGCCCCTGGCTCGGCGCTGGGCAGGGCCTACAACATCAGCAACGGCGCGCCGGTGCCGGTGTGGGATGTGGTGAACTACGTGATGCGCCAAATGGAGTTACCCCAGGTGACCCGTTATCGATCCTACGGCTTGTCCTACAGCGTGGCGGCGTTGAACGAAGCTTTCTGCGCCCTGTGGCCGGGGCGACCGGAGCCGGCGTTATCGCGCCTGGGCATGCAAGTCATGAACAAAGATTTCACCCTCGACATCAGCCGGGCCAGGCATTATCTGGACTACGAGCCCAAGGTCAGCCTGTGGGCCGCCCTCGACGAGTTCTGCGGTTGGTGGAAAGCCCAGGACCCGGGTGGCAAGTAA
- a CDS encoding LysR family transcriptional regulator ArgP, translating into MFDYKLLSALAAVVEQAGFERGAQVLGLSQSAISQRIKLLEARVGQPVLVRATPPTPTDIGRRLLNHVQQVRLLERDLQSQVPALDEEGMPERLRIALNADSLATWWAEAVSEFCAEQHLLLDLVVEDQAVSLKRMRAGEVAACICASERPVAGARSLLLGAMRYRALASPAFITRHFPQGVRADQLARTPALVFGPDDFLQHRYLASLGVDGGFEHHLCPSSEGFIRLTEAGLGWGLVPELQVRHQLEKGVLVELLPDKPIDVPLYWHHWRSGGQLLGLLTDHLAQACGQWLVPLD; encoded by the coding sequence ATGTTCGACTATAAATTACTGTCTGCCCTCGCGGCCGTAGTGGAACAGGCTGGCTTCGAGCGCGGCGCCCAGGTGCTGGGGCTGTCGCAATCGGCGATCTCCCAGCGCATCAAGTTGCTGGAGGCGCGCGTCGGCCAGCCGGTGCTAGTGCGGGCCACGCCGCCGACGCCCACCGATATCGGCCGACGCCTGCTCAATCACGTGCAACAGGTGCGCTTGCTGGAACGTGACCTGCAAAGCCAGGTGCCGGCGCTGGATGAAGAGGGCATGCCCGAACGCCTGCGTATCGCCCTCAACGCCGACAGCCTGGCGACGTGGTGGGCCGAGGCGGTCAGCGAATTTTGCGCCGAGCAACATCTGTTGCTCGACTTGGTTGTTGAAGACCAGGCCGTCAGCCTCAAGCGGATGCGCGCCGGTGAAGTGGCGGCCTGCATTTGCGCCAGCGAACGCCCGGTAGCCGGAGCCCGCAGCCTGCTGCTCGGCGCCATGCGCTACCGCGCATTGGCCAGCCCGGCCTTTATTACCCGGCATTTCCCGCAAGGCGTGCGCGCCGATCAACTGGCGCGCACGCCCGCGCTGGTGTTTGGCCCGGACGATTTCCTGCAGCATCGCTACCTGGCATCCCTCGGGGTGGACGGTGGTTTCGAGCATCATTTATGCCCATCGTCCGAAGGCTTTATCCGGCTCACGGAGGCCGGGCTGGGCTGGGGGCTGGTGCCGGAATTGCAGGTGCGCCACCAGTTGGAAAAGGGCGTGTTAGTGGAGTTATTGCCCGATAAACCGATCGATGTGCCGTTGTACTGGCATCATTGGCGCAGCGGCGGGCAATTGTTGGGCCTGTTGACCGACCATCTGGCCCAGGCGTGTGGTCAATGGTTGGTGCCGTTGGACTGA
- a CDS encoding LysE/ArgO family amino acid transporter, giving the protein MWQSYMNGLLVALGLIMAIGTQNAFVLAQSLRREHHLPVAALCVICDAVLVAAGVFGLATVLAQSPILLAVARWGGAAFLLWYGTCALRRACSKQSLDQGASLKTRSLRAVLLSALAVTLLNPHVYLDTVLLIGSLGAQQTEPGAYVAGAASASFLWFATLALGAAWLAPWLARPATWRLLDLLVAVMMFSVAYQLISAP; this is encoded by the coding sequence ATGTGGCAAAGCTATATGAACGGACTGCTGGTGGCCCTTGGCCTGATCATGGCAATCGGTACGCAAAATGCGTTTGTCCTGGCTCAGAGCCTGCGCCGCGAGCATCACCTGCCCGTCGCTGCCCTGTGTGTGATCTGTGATGCCGTGCTGGTGGCTGCCGGGGTTTTCGGCTTGGCGACGGTGCTGGCGCAGAGCCCGATACTGTTAGCCGTGGCGCGTTGGGGCGGTGCGGCATTCCTGTTGTGGTACGGCACGTGCGCGCTACGCAGGGCGTGTTCGAAACAGAGCCTGGACCAGGGCGCCAGTCTCAAGACCCGCTCATTGCGCGCCGTGCTGCTCAGTGCCCTGGCGGTGACCCTGCTCAACCCCCATGTCTACCTGGACACCGTGCTGCTGATCGGCTCCCTGGGCGCGCAACAAACCGAACCGGGCGCTTACGTGGCGGGGGCGGCCAGCGCGTCGTTCCTGTGGTTCGCCACGCTGGCACTCGGCGCGGCATGGCTGGCGCCCTGGCTCGCACGCCCGGCGACCTGGCGGCTGCTGGATCTGTTGGTGGCCGTGATGATGTTCAGCGTGGCCTATCAGTTAATAAGCGCGCCTTGA
- a CDS encoding superoxide dismutase has product MAFELPPLPYAHDALQPHISKETLEYHHDKHHNTYVVNLNNLVPGTEFEGKTLEEIVKSSSGGIFNNAAQVWNHTFYWNCLAPNAGGQPTGALAEAINAAFGSFDKFKEEFTKTSVGTFGSGWGWLVKKADGSLALASTIGAGNPLTNGDTPLLTCDVWEHAYYIDYRNVRPKYVEAFWNLVNWKFVAEQFEGKTFTA; this is encoded by the coding sequence ATGGCTTTCGAATTGCCGCCGCTGCCCTACGCACACGATGCCCTGCAGCCGCACATCTCCAAGGAAACCTTGGAGTACCACCACGACAAGCACCACAACACCTATGTCGTGAACCTGAACAACCTGGTGCCAGGCACCGAGTTCGAAGGCAAGACCCTGGAAGAGATCGTTAAATCCTCTTCGGGCGGTATCTTCAACAACGCCGCTCAGGTCTGGAACCACACCTTCTACTGGAACTGCCTGGCGCCAAACGCCGGTGGCCAACCTACCGGCGCACTGGCTGAAGCTATCAACGCAGCGTTCGGTTCGTTCGACAAGTTCAAGGAAGAATTCACCAAGACGTCCGTCGGCACCTTCGGTTCCGGTTGGGGCTGGCTGGTGAAAAAAGCTGACGGTTCCCTGGCCCTGGCCAGCACCATCGGCGCCGGCAACCCACTGACCAACGGCGACACCCCGCTGCTGACCTGCGACGTATGGGAACACGCCTACTACATCGACTACCGCAACGTGCGTCCCAAGTATGTGGAAGCGTTCTGGAACCTGGTCAACTGGAAGTTCGTGGCTGAGCAGTTCGAAGGCAAGACCTTCACTGCCTAA
- a CDS encoding putative bifunctional diguanylate cyclase/phosphodiesterase, whose amino-acid sequence MKLELKNSLSVKLLRVVLLSALIVGVALSVAQIVFDAYKTRQAVAGDAQRILDMFRDPSTQAVYSLDREMGMQVIEGLFQDEAVRMASIGHPNETMLAEKSRALQQSPSRWLTDLILGQERTFTTALVGKGPYSEYYGDLSLTLDTATYGKGFIVSSVVIFISGVLRALAMGLVLYLVYHWLLTKPLSRIIEHLTSINPDRPSEHKIPQLKGHEHNELGLWINTANQLLESIERNTHLRHEAESSLLRMAQYDFLTGLPNRQKLQEQLDKILIDAGRRQRRVAVLCVGLDDFKSINEQFTYQAGDKLLLALADRLRAHSGRLGTLARLGGDQFALVQADIDQPYEAAELAQSILDDLEAEFALDHEQIRLRATIGITLFPEDGDSTEKLLQKAEQTMTLAKSRSRNRYQFYIASVDSEMRRRRELEKDLRDALSRDQFHLVYQPQISYRDQHVVGVEALIRWQHPEHGLVPPDLFIPLAEQNGTIIAIGEWVLDQACRQLREWHDQGFTALRMAVNLSTVQLHHSELPRVVNNLMQIYRLPPRSLELEVTETGLMEDISTAAQHLLSLRRSGALIAIDDFGTGYSSLSYLKSLPLDKIKIDKSFVQDLLDDDDDATIVRAIIQLGKSLGMQVIAEGVETAEQEAYVISEGCHEGQGYYYSKPLQARELAAFLKQAERNNAAIL is encoded by the coding sequence TTGAAGCTGGAACTCAAAAACAGCTTGTCGGTGAAGTTGCTAAGGGTGGTGCTGCTCTCGGCATTGATCGTTGGCGTGGCGCTGAGCGTGGCGCAGATCGTGTTCGATGCTTATAAGACACGCCAGGCCGTAGCCGGCGATGCCCAGCGCATCCTCGACATGTTTCGCGACCCTTCGACCCAGGCCGTCTACAGCCTGGACCGCGAAATGGGCATGCAGGTGATCGAAGGGCTGTTTCAGGACGAGGCCGTGCGCATGGCCTCCATCGGCCATCCCAACGAGACCATGCTGGCGGAAAAAAGCCGCGCGTTGCAGCAGTCCCCCAGCCGCTGGCTGACCGACCTGATTCTTGGCCAGGAACGCACCTTCACCACTGCATTGGTTGGCAAAGGCCCGTACAGCGAGTATTACGGCGACCTGAGCCTGACCCTCGACACCGCCACCTACGGCAAGGGTTTTATTGTCAGCTCGGTGGTCATCTTTATTTCCGGCGTGTTACGCGCGCTGGCCATGGGCCTGGTGCTGTACCTGGTGTATCACTGGCTGCTGACCAAACCGTTGTCGCGGATAATCGAACACCTGACCTCCATCAATCCGGATCGGCCCAGCGAGCATAAGATCCCGCAACTCAAGGGGCACGAGCACAACGAGTTGGGGCTGTGGATCAACACCGCCAACCAGTTGCTGGAATCCATCGAACGCAACACCCACCTGCGCCACGAAGCCGAAAGCAGCCTGTTGCGCATGGCCCAGTACGATTTCCTGACCGGTCTGCCCAACCGCCAGAAGCTGCAGGAGCAACTGGACAAGATCCTGATCGATGCCGGTCGCCGGCAACGCCGGGTGGCGGTGTTATGTGTAGGGTTGGATGACTTTAAAAGCATCAACGAGCAGTTCACCTACCAGGCCGGCGACAAATTGCTGCTGGCCCTGGCCGACCGCTTGCGTGCCCATAGTGGCCGCCTTGGGACCCTCGCGCGTCTGGGCGGCGACCAGTTCGCCCTGGTGCAGGCCGACATCGACCAACCTTACGAAGCCGCCGAGCTGGCGCAAAGCATCCTCGACGACCTGGAAGCGGAATTCGCCCTCGACCACGAGCAGATCCGTCTGCGCGCCACTATCGGCATCACCCTGTTCCCCGAAGACGGCGACAGCACCGAAAAGCTGCTGCAAAAGGCCGAACAGACCATGACCCTGGCCAAGAGCCGTTCGCGCAACCGCTATCAGTTCTATATCGCCAGCGTCGACAGCGAAATGCGCCGCCGCCGCGAACTGGAGAAAGACCTGCGCGACGCGTTGAGCCGCGACCAGTTTCACTTGGTGTACCAACCGCAGATCAGCTACCGCGATCAGCACGTGGTGGGCGTGGAAGCGCTGATTCGCTGGCAGCACCCGGAGCATGGGCTGGTACCGCCGGACCTGTTCATCCCACTGGCCGAGCAGAACGGCACCATTATTGCGATCGGTGAATGGGTGCTGGACCAGGCCTGCCGCCAATTGCGCGAATGGCACGACCAGGGCTTCACCGCCCTGCGCATGGCGGTCAACCTGTCCACCGTGCAGTTGCACCACTCCGAATTGCCGAGGGTGGTCAACAACCTGATGCAGATCTACCGCCTGCCGCCGCGCAGCCTGGAGCTGGAAGTCACCGAGACCGGCCTGATGGAAGACATCAGCACCGCCGCCCAGCACCTGTTGAGCCTGCGCCGCTCCGGTGCGTTGATCGCCATCGATGACTTCGGCACCGGCTACTCGTCCCTGAGCTACCTCAAGAGCCTGCCGCTGGACAAGATCAAGATCGACAAGAGCTTCGTCCAGGACCTGTTGGACGATGACGACGATGCGACCATCGTGCGCGCCATTATCCAACTGGGTAAAAGCCTGGGCATGCAGGTGATCGCCGAAGGCGTGGAAACTGCGGAACAGGAGGCTTACGTCATTTCCGAGGGCTGCCACGAAGGTCAGGGCTACTACTACAGCAAACCCTTGCAGGCACGCGAGCTGGCGGCTTTTTTGAAGCAGGCCGAGCGCAATAACGCGGCCATTCTCTGA